CTGGAACTTTTTGCGACGGGAAAGTGGTCACTCAGCTCCCATCCAGCAACAAACATCTGCCTCCGGCCGATTTAAGGGGTGCCCGAGCCCGCCCTCCACCTGTACCCGAGTTTTTTTGTTCAATTCGCCTTGGGATATTTGTTGCTAAATGGGAGCCGGGCCAAGAAGGCTCAGCAAAAGCGAGCGTCGGAtggaaagagaagaaagaggaCAGGGGTGAGTGTCACGTGGGCGCGGCTCACCTCCCAGGAACTGGATGCCACCGGCCACCCGGCCCACGGTGCGGGAGACGAGCTCGGTCACGCAGCAGCCCATGAGCGCCGTCAGCGCCACCAGCAGGAGGAGCCCGCAGCCCAGGCCCGTCACCACCGTGCAGATCCGCCACTCGGCGCTGGGGATGGCCGCGAAGGACGCGTAGCGGCCGCACTGCTCCACCATCACCGTGGTCTGGCGGCCCTCGTCGCGCACCGGGTAGGCGCAGCGGCGGAAGGGCCCGAACGAGACGGGCTTGTCCAGCTGCGCGCCCAGCAGCCAGTAGGGCAGGAAGAAGCCCACGCAGGAGGCGGCAGCGCAGAGCAGCGACAGCAGCGCCCAGAGGAGCCCGGCGCAGGTCAGGCTCGAGGCCATCTTCTCGCCACCCCTCGCCTGAACGCCGGCGCGGCGGGTGTCCGGGCAGGCGATCCGCGTGGTTGTTCGTCAGCCGTCCAAATCGCGGTCAGTCTCGGCGGAGGCGAGCTTCAGAGACCCGGCCAGCCATGGCTTTCCCCTCTCGTTTTTTTGCAGCCTTCGGGATCCCTGATCGGGGAGCAGAAGAGACAGGAAAataataagggggaaaaaaaaaagttatgcgcGCTTTTGGAAGAgcgaaaacaaacaaacaaacaaaaacaccgGAGGGAGCAGTCCGCTCTACCACTGCACAAGAACTGCTCCCGAGTTTCAGAAAAAGAAGTGACATCTCTTAGtggaggaagaaggggaggagatttttttttttcaaaaccattgATCGCTCTTTTTGGAGGAGGGGGCGTTTAGGATCGCCCCCTCCCTGTACCAAATTAATTCCCACGTCTATTGACTTGAG
This sequence is a window from Rhinatrema bivittatum chromosome 5, aRhiBiv1.1, whole genome shotgun sequence. Protein-coding genes within it:
- the LHFPL6 gene encoding LHFPL tetraspan subfamily member 6 protein isoform X1, encoding MASSLTCAGLLWALLSLLCAAASCVGFFLPYWLLGAQLDKPVSFGPFRRCAYPVRDEGRQTTVMVEQCGRYASFAAIPSAEWRICTVVTGLGCGLLLLVALTALMGCCVTELVSRTVGRVAGGIQFLGGLLIGAGCALYPLGWDSEEVRQACGNLSDQFELGTCKIGWAYYCTGGGAATAMLICTWLACFSGKKQKQYPY
- the LHFPL6 gene encoding LHFPL tetraspan subfamily member 6 protein isoform X2, which produces MASSLTCAGLLWALLSLLCAAASCVGFFLPYWLLGAQLDKPVSFGPFRRCAYPVRDEGRQTTVMVEQCGRYASFAAIPSAEWRICTVVTGLGCGLLLLVALTALMGCCVTELVSRTVGRVAGGIQFLGGTCKIGWAYYCTGGGAATAMLICTWLACFSGKKQKQYPY